Proteins from a single region of Antechinus flavipes isolate AdamAnt ecotype Samford, QLD, Australia chromosome 2, AdamAnt_v2, whole genome shotgun sequence:
- the YTHDF1 gene encoding YTH domain-containing family protein 1 isoform X1, which yields MSATSVDPQRTKGQDNKVQNGSLHQKDTVHDNDFEPYLSGQSNQYFQVYQAISLLQLFENNSYPSMTDPYLSSYYPPSIGFPYSLSEAPWSTGGDPPIPYLTTYGQLSNGDHHFMHDAVFGQPGGLGNNIYQHRFNFFPENPAFSAWGTSGSQGQQTQSSAYGSSYSYPPSSLGGTIVDGQTGFHNDTLNKAPGMNSIEQGMVGLKIGGDVTTSAVKTVGSVNSAVMTGALSGNGGSSVNLPVSKPTSWAAIASKPAKPQPKMKAKSGPIIGGALPPPPIKHNMDIGTWDNKGPVSKAPAPQQIPSPQSLPQPQQQIVQPIPTQPPPLAQTQYQNPQQPPPNRWVAPRNRNAAFGQSGGTSSDSSSTGNAQTNSVPSGESHPVLEKLKAAHSYNPKEFDWNLKNGRVFIIKSYSEDDIHRSIKYSIWCSTEHGNKRLDSAFRSMNSKGPVYLLFSVNGSGHFCGVAEMKSPVDYGTSAGVWSQDKWKGKFDVKWIFVKDVPNNQLRHIRLENNDNKPVTNSRDTQEVPLEKAKQVLKIISTYKHTTSIFDDFSHYEKRQEEEEVVRKERQNRNKQ from the exons ATGTCGGCCACCAGCGTAGACCCTCAG agaacaaaaggacaagatAATAAAG TACAAAATGGTTCGTTGCATCAGAAGGATACAGTACATGACAATGACTTTGAACCCTACCTTTCTGGACAGTCAAATCAG tactttcAGGTTTACCAAGCCATCTCCTTACTACAACTCTTTGAG AATAATAGCTATCCCTCAATGACTGATCCCTACCTTTCCAGTTACTATCCACCATCTATTGGATTTCCTTACTCACTCAGTGAAGCACCATGGTCTACTGGTGGTGATCCACCTATTCCATATCTCACCACCTATGGACAGCTTAGTAATGGCGACCATCATTTCATGCATGATGCTGTTTTTGGACAACCTGGGGGTCTGGGAAACAATATCTATCAACACAGGTTTAATTTTTTCCCAGAAAACCCTGCATTTTCAGCATGGGGAACAAGTGGATCCCAAGGACAACAGACTCAAAGTTCAGCTTATGGAAGCAGTTATAGCTACCCACCCAGTTCTTTGGGTGGTACTATTGTTGATGGACAGACAGGATTTCATAATGACACTTTAAACAAAGCACCTGGAATGAATAGCATTGAGCAGGGAATGGTTGGACTTAAGATTGGTGGAGATGTGACAACATCTGCAGTTAAAACAGTAGGCTCTGTTAACAGTGCTGTAATGACTGGTGCTCTTTCTGGTAATGGTGGATCAAGTGTAAACTTACCAGTTTCAAAACCAACATCTTGGGCTGCCATTGCCAGCAAACCTGCAAAACCACAGcctaaaatgaaagcaaaaagtgGACCCATAATTGGAGGTGCTTTACCTCCACCACCTATAAAACATAATATGGACATTGGTACTTGGGACAATAAAGGGCCTGTGAGCAAGGCTCCCGCTCCCCAACAGATTCCATCACCTCAGTCTCTCCCACAGCCACAACAGCAGATTGTTCAGCCTATTCCAACTCAGCCTCCTCCTTTGGCCCAGACACAGTATCAGAACCCTCAGCAACCACCCCCAAATCGCTGGGTAGCCCCTCGAAACCGAAATGCAGCTTTTGGACAAAGTGGAGGAACCAGTAGCGATAGCAGCTCTACTGGAAATGCCCAAACTAATTCTGTTCCAAGTGGAGAATCACACCCTGTCCTTGAAAAACTGAAAGCTGCCCATAGTTATAACCCTAAAGAATTTGATTGGAACCTTAAAAATGGACGTGTGTTCATAATAAAGAGCTATTCTGAGGATGATATTCACCGTTCCATTAAATACTCCATTTGGTGTAGCACAGAACATGGAAACAAACGTTTGGACAGTGCTTTTCGCTCTATGAACAGTAAGGGTCCTGTCTATTTGCTCTTCAGTGTCAATGGTAGTGGACATTTTTGTGGAGTAGCAGAGATGAAGTCACCTGTAGACTATGGCACTAGTGCTGGTGTCTGGTCTCAGGACAAATGGAAGGGGAAATTTGATGTCAAGTGGATCTTTGTCAAGGATGTGCCCAACAACCAACTTCGACACATCAGGCTGGAGAATAATGACAACAAACCAGTTACAAACTCCCGTGACACACAGGAGGTACCCTTAGAAAAAGCTAAACAAGTGCTTAAAATTATTTCCACTTACAAGCACACAACCTCCATCTTTGATGATTTTTCTCATTATGAAAAGCgccaagaagaagaagaagtagtacGCAAg
- the YTHDF1 gene encoding YTH domain-containing family protein 1 isoform X2: protein MSATSVDPQRTKGQDNKVQNGSLHQKDTVHDNDFEPYLSGQSNQNNSYPSMTDPYLSSYYPPSIGFPYSLSEAPWSTGGDPPIPYLTTYGQLSNGDHHFMHDAVFGQPGGLGNNIYQHRFNFFPENPAFSAWGTSGSQGQQTQSSAYGSSYSYPPSSLGGTIVDGQTGFHNDTLNKAPGMNSIEQGMVGLKIGGDVTTSAVKTVGSVNSAVMTGALSGNGGSSVNLPVSKPTSWAAIASKPAKPQPKMKAKSGPIIGGALPPPPIKHNMDIGTWDNKGPVSKAPAPQQIPSPQSLPQPQQQIVQPIPTQPPPLAQTQYQNPQQPPPNRWVAPRNRNAAFGQSGGTSSDSSSTGNAQTNSVPSGESHPVLEKLKAAHSYNPKEFDWNLKNGRVFIIKSYSEDDIHRSIKYSIWCSTEHGNKRLDSAFRSMNSKGPVYLLFSVNGSGHFCGVAEMKSPVDYGTSAGVWSQDKWKGKFDVKWIFVKDVPNNQLRHIRLENNDNKPVTNSRDTQEVPLEKAKQVLKIISTYKHTTSIFDDFSHYEKRQEEEEVVRKERQNRNKQ, encoded by the exons ATGTCGGCCACCAGCGTAGACCCTCAG agaacaaaaggacaagatAATAAAG TACAAAATGGTTCGTTGCATCAGAAGGATACAGTACATGACAATGACTTTGAACCCTACCTTTCTGGACAGTCAAATCAG AATAATAGCTATCCCTCAATGACTGATCCCTACCTTTCCAGTTACTATCCACCATCTATTGGATTTCCTTACTCACTCAGTGAAGCACCATGGTCTACTGGTGGTGATCCACCTATTCCATATCTCACCACCTATGGACAGCTTAGTAATGGCGACCATCATTTCATGCATGATGCTGTTTTTGGACAACCTGGGGGTCTGGGAAACAATATCTATCAACACAGGTTTAATTTTTTCCCAGAAAACCCTGCATTTTCAGCATGGGGAACAAGTGGATCCCAAGGACAACAGACTCAAAGTTCAGCTTATGGAAGCAGTTATAGCTACCCACCCAGTTCTTTGGGTGGTACTATTGTTGATGGACAGACAGGATTTCATAATGACACTTTAAACAAAGCACCTGGAATGAATAGCATTGAGCAGGGAATGGTTGGACTTAAGATTGGTGGAGATGTGACAACATCTGCAGTTAAAACAGTAGGCTCTGTTAACAGTGCTGTAATGACTGGTGCTCTTTCTGGTAATGGTGGATCAAGTGTAAACTTACCAGTTTCAAAACCAACATCTTGGGCTGCCATTGCCAGCAAACCTGCAAAACCACAGcctaaaatgaaagcaaaaagtgGACCCATAATTGGAGGTGCTTTACCTCCACCACCTATAAAACATAATATGGACATTGGTACTTGGGACAATAAAGGGCCTGTGAGCAAGGCTCCCGCTCCCCAACAGATTCCATCACCTCAGTCTCTCCCACAGCCACAACAGCAGATTGTTCAGCCTATTCCAACTCAGCCTCCTCCTTTGGCCCAGACACAGTATCAGAACCCTCAGCAACCACCCCCAAATCGCTGGGTAGCCCCTCGAAACCGAAATGCAGCTTTTGGACAAAGTGGAGGAACCAGTAGCGATAGCAGCTCTACTGGAAATGCCCAAACTAATTCTGTTCCAAGTGGAGAATCACACCCTGTCCTTGAAAAACTGAAAGCTGCCCATAGTTATAACCCTAAAGAATTTGATTGGAACCTTAAAAATGGACGTGTGTTCATAATAAAGAGCTATTCTGAGGATGATATTCACCGTTCCATTAAATACTCCATTTGGTGTAGCACAGAACATGGAAACAAACGTTTGGACAGTGCTTTTCGCTCTATGAACAGTAAGGGTCCTGTCTATTTGCTCTTCAGTGTCAATGGTAGTGGACATTTTTGTGGAGTAGCAGAGATGAAGTCACCTGTAGACTATGGCACTAGTGCTGGTGTCTGGTCTCAGGACAAATGGAAGGGGAAATTTGATGTCAAGTGGATCTTTGTCAAGGATGTGCCCAACAACCAACTTCGACACATCAGGCTGGAGAATAATGACAACAAACCAGTTACAAACTCCCGTGACACACAGGAGGTACCCTTAGAAAAAGCTAAACAAGTGCTTAAAATTATTTCCACTTACAAGCACACAACCTCCATCTTTGATGATTTTTCTCATTATGAAAAGCgccaagaagaagaagaagtagtacGCAAg